GCGCGGCGCACCGGCGCCGGAGGACATGGAGAGGCTGCGCGGTATGCTGGAGAAGGCCCAGCGTCCGGTGATCATGCTGGGCGGTGGCGGCTGGACGAAGCAGGCCTGCGACGACATCCGCGCCTTCGCAGAGGCCAACAGGCTGCCGGTGACGACCGCCTTCCGCAACGCCGACCTGATCGACAACCGCCACCCGCAGTACATCGGCAATATCGGCCTGGGCTCGGAGCCGGCGCTCAGCAGGCGCATCCGGGAATCCGACCTGGTGCTCGCGATCGGACCGCGGCTGGGCGAGATCACCAGCGCCGGCTACACGCTGTTCGACATTCCCGTGCCGAAGCAGCCCCTCGTGCACGTCCATGCCGGTGCCGACGAGCTGGGCCGCGTCTACGAAGCCACCTTGATGATCAACAGCGGCATGGCGAATTTCGCCAGGGCGGCGAAGGCATTGAAGCCGGTGAGCCGGGCGCCTTGGGCCGATGATGTCGCCAGGGCGCATCTGGAGTACCTCGCCAGCATCAAGCCCACGGGCTCGGTCGGTGACGTCGATCTCGGGGAGATCGTCGCATGGCTCAACACGCGCCTGCCCGACGACGCGCTGGTCTGCAACGGCGCCGGCAACTACGCCGGCTGGGTGCATCGCTTCTTCCAGTATCGCGGCATGCGCACCCAGCTGGCGCCGACCAGCGGCGCCATGGGCTACGGCGTGCCGGCGGCGGTGGCGGCCAAGATCGTCGAGCCGCGCCGCGTCGTGGTCGCCTTTGCCGGCGACGGCTGCTTCCTGATGAGCGGCCAGGAGTTCGCCACCGCGCTGCAGTTCGGCGCCAACCTGGTGATCGTCGTGGTCGACAACGGCCAGTACGGCACGATCCGCATGCACCAGGAGCGTGAGTATGGCGGGCGCGGCCACGGTGTGGAGCTGCGTAACCCCGACTTCGCCGCCTACGCGCGCGCCTTCGGCGGCTATGGCGAGACGGTGCTGAAGACCGAGGAGTTCGCGCCGGCCTTCGAGCGCTGCCTGGCGTCGAGCGTGGCCTCGATCATCCACGTCAAGACCAGCCTCGAGCAGATCACCTCGCGCACGACCATCAGCAAAATGCGCGAGGCGCACGCCGCGAAGAAGCACTAGGCGGCGCTACGCGCCGCGCATCACCAGCGAGGTGGCCGCTTCTCGTTGAAGGCGTTCAGGCCTTCCTGCGCCTCGGGCGTGGCGATGATGTTGCAGATGGTCTCGACCGTGGCCTCGATGGCGCGGCGATACTCGAAATCGTTGGTGCGCAGGTAGCTGTCGCGCGCCAGTTTCATCACCACAGGCGATTTCCGGGCGAAGTCCCGGGCCAGTGCGCGCGCCGCTTCCTTGACCTCGGCCTGTGGCACCACGCGATTGATGATGCCGATGCGCTCGGCCTCGACGGCGCTGATCGGATCGCCGTTGAACAGCAGCTCGAAGGCCTTGTGGCGGCCGATCTGGCGCGGCAGGTGAACGAAGTGCATCGCCGGGATCACGCCGACCTGGATCTCGGGGTAGCCGATGCTGGCGGTGTCGGCGGCGACGATGCAGTCGCAGGTCACCGCCAGGGTCACGCCGGCGGCGCGCGCCGGACCCGTCAGCGCCGCGATGGTCGGCTTGCCCATGCGGTACTGCATGTCGTGGACGCCGAAATAGAGCTTCTCGAGGAAGCGCCGCAGCCGCATGCCATCGCCGCCCTGCATCATCGCCAGGTCCATGCCGCCGGAGAAGGCGCGATCGAAGGCGCTGGTCAGGATCACCGCGCGCACGCCCTCGTCGTCCCGCGCCCTGGCGTAGGCGGCGAGCAGGTCGTCGACCAGCGCATGATTGATGGCGTTGACCGGCGCGCGGTTCATGGTGATCTCCGCCACCCT
The window above is part of the Alphaproteobacteria bacterium genome. Proteins encoded here:
- a CDS encoding thiamine pyrophosphate-binding protein, whose amino-acid sequence is MSATASSSNALVRRTGGQVLIDQLRIHGVDHIFGVPGESYLAALNALYDQRNAIKFVICRQEGGAANMAEAYGKLTGKPGICFVTRGPGATNASIGVHTAFQDSTPMVILVGQVAREQEEREAFQEIDYRRMFGPLTKWSAQIEDAKRIPELVSQAFHRAVSGRPGPVLLALPEDMLTDEVEVPDARQYTVVRGAPAPEDMERLRGMLEKAQRPVIMLGGGGWTKQACDDIRAFAEANRLPVTTAFRNADLIDNRHPQYIGNIGLGSEPALSRRIRESDLVLAIGPRLGEITSAGYTLFDIPVPKQPLVHVHAGADELGRVYEATLMINSGMANFARAAKALKPVSRAPWADDVARAHLEYLASIKPTGSVGDVDLGEIVAWLNTRLPDDALVCNGAGNYAGWVHRFFQYRGMRTQLAPTSGAMGYGVPAAVAAKIVEPRRVVVAFAGDGCFLMSGQEFATALQFGANLVIVVVDNGQYGTIRMHQEREYGGRGHGVELRNPDFAAYARAFGGYGETVLKTEEFAPAFERCLASSVASIIHVKTSLEQITSRTTISKMREAHAAKKH
- a CDS encoding enoyl-CoA hydratase/isomerase family protein produces the protein MSFETLDYAVHDRVAEITMNRAPVNAINHALVDDLLAAYARARDDEGVRAVILTSAFDRAFSGGMDLAMMQGGDGMRLRRFLEKLYFGVHDMQYRMGKPTIAALTGPARAAGVTLAVTCDCIVAADTASIGYPEIQVGVIPAMHFVHLPRQIGRHKAFELLFNGDPISAVEAERIGIINRVVPQAEVKEAARALARDFARKSPVVMKLARDSYLRTNDFEYRRAIEATVETICNIIATPEAQEGLNAFNEKRPPRW